A genomic region of Cygnus atratus isolate AKBS03 ecotype Queensland, Australia chromosome 13, CAtr_DNAZoo_HiC_assembly, whole genome shotgun sequence contains the following coding sequences:
- the TMEM35A gene encoding novel acetylcholine receptor chaperone: protein MASPRTVTIVALSVALGLFFVFMGTIKLTPRLSRDAYNEMKRAYKSYVRALPMLKKMGVSSILLRKSIGALEVACGIVMTLVPGRPKDVANFLLLLLVLAVLFFHQLVGDPLKRYAHALVFGILLTCRLLIARQPEEQPPEKRILSVNGDEQPLIHEAAPEKGKVKVS, encoded by the exons ATGGCGTCCCCGCGGACCGTCACCATCGTCGCCCTCTCGGTGGCCCTGGGGCTCTTCTTCGTCTTCATGGGGACCATCAAGCTGACCCCGCGCCTCAGCAGGGACGCCTACAACGAGATG AAACGAGCCTACAAAAGCTACGTGCGGGCCCTTCCCATGCTGAAGAAGATGGGAGTCAGCTCCATCCTTCTCCGCAAGAGCATTGGTGCCCTAGAAGTGGCATGTGGCATTGTCATGACACTGGTGCCTGGTCGCCCCAAAGACGTGGCCAActttctgctcctcctccttgtGCTGGCCGTGCTCTTCTTCCACCAGCTAGTGGGGGATCCACTCAAGCGTTACGCCCACGCCCTAGTCTTTGGGATCCTGCTTACCTGTCGTCTGCTGATCGCCCGCCAGCCTGAGGAGCAGCCCCCAGAAAAGAGGATCCTGTCGGTAAATGGGGATGAGCAGCCACTCATCCATGAGGCGGCTCCTGAGAAAGGCAAAGTGAAGGTATCCTAG